A region from the Pseudomonas cucumis genome encodes:
- a CDS encoding alpha/beta hydrolase produces the protein MNTFSKVLTGTLLALSINSAFAGNGVEHNTQAFLDVLNAGTGKPIEQLTPADARAVLVGAQAGVKLTLPKADVSEKTIQVDGQPISLTIVRPAGVKGELPVFMFFHGGGWVLGDFPTHERLVRDLVTGSGAAAVFVNYTPSPEAHYPVAINQAYAATKWVAEHGKEINVDGKRLAVAGNSVGGNMAAVVALMAKDKGIPAIRFQVLLWPVTDASFETASYNQFAEGHFLTKNMMKWFWDNYTTDAKQRNEIYASPLRATTAQLKGLPPALVQTASADVLRDEGEAYARKLDAAGVAVTAVRYNGMIHDYGLLNVVSQVPAVRSAMLQASEELKQHLKK, from the coding sequence ATGAACACTTTCAGCAAAGTCTTGACCGGTACTCTCCTCGCCCTGTCCATCAACAGTGCATTCGCAGGCAATGGGGTTGAGCACAACACCCAGGCGTTCCTCGACGTGCTGAATGCCGGCACCGGTAAACCGATCGAGCAGCTCACTCCTGCCGATGCCCGCGCGGTGTTGGTGGGTGCGCAGGCCGGGGTGAAGTTGACGTTGCCAAAAGCCGATGTCAGCGAGAAGACCATCCAGGTCGACGGCCAACCGATCAGCCTGACCATCGTTCGGCCGGCCGGGGTCAAAGGCGAGCTGCCGGTGTTCATGTTCTTCCACGGCGGTGGCTGGGTGCTGGGGGATTTCCCGACCCACGAACGGCTGGTTCGGGACTTGGTAACGGGGTCGGGTGCAGCGGCGGTGTTCGTCAATTACACCCCGTCGCCGGAAGCGCATTACCCGGTGGCAATCAACCAGGCTTACGCCGCGACGAAGTGGGTGGCCGAGCACGGTAAAGAGATCAACGTCGACGGCAAACGTCTGGCCGTGGCCGGCAACAGCGTCGGTGGCAACATGGCGGCTGTGGTTGCGCTGATGGCCAAAGATAAAGGCATACCGGCGATCAGGTTCCAGGTCTTGTTGTGGCCGGTGACTGATGCCAGCTTCGAGACGGCGTCCTATAACCAGTTCGCCGAGGGGCACTTCCTCACCAAAAACATGATGAAGTGGTTCTGGGACAACTACACCACCGACGCCAAACAGCGGAACGAGATCTACGCCTCACCGCTGCGGGCGACCACCGCGCAACTCAAGGGTTTGCCACCCGCTCTGGTACAGACGGCCAGCGCCGATGTACTGCGCGATGAGGGTGAAGCCTACGCCCGTAAACTCGACGCGGCTGGCGTAGCAGTCACGGCGGTGCGCTACAACGGCATGATCCACGACTATGGTTTGCTCAACGTAGTGAGCCAGGTGCCCGCGGTGCGTTCGGCGATGTTGCAGGCATCTGAAGAACTCAAGCAACACCTGAAGAAATAA
- a CDS encoding elongation factor P, producing MKTGKELKPGTVIRLENDPWLVQKAEFTKSGRNSAIMKTKLKNLLTGYKTEIVYSADDKLDDVILDRKEATLSFISGDTYTFMDTTDYTMYELNAEDIEAVLPFVEEGMTDVCEAIFFEERLVSVELPTTIVRQVDYTEGSARGDTSGKVMKPAKLKNGTELSVADFIEIGDMIEIDTREGGSYKGRAK from the coding sequence ATGAAAACTGGTAAAGAACTGAAACCCGGTACCGTGATCCGTCTCGAAAACGATCCTTGGCTGGTTCAGAAAGCTGAATTCACCAAGTCGGGTCGTAACAGCGCGATCATGAAGACCAAGCTGAAAAACCTGCTGACCGGTTACAAGACCGAGATCGTTTACAGCGCTGACGACAAGCTGGACGACGTAATCCTCGACCGCAAAGAAGCGACCCTGTCCTTCATCAGCGGCGACACCTACACGTTCATGGACACCACCGACTACACCATGTACGAGCTGAACGCTGAAGACATCGAAGCCGTTCTGCCTTTCGTTGAAGAAGGCATGACCGATGTTTGCGAAGCGATCTTCTTCGAAGAGCGTCTGGTTTCCGTAGAACTGCCGACCACTATCGTGCGTCAGGTTGACTACACCGAAGGTTCCGCTCGCGGTGACACTTCCGGCAAGGTGATGAAGCCTGCCAAACTGAAGAACGGTACCGAACTGTCGGTTGCTGACTTCATCGAAATCGGCGACATGATCGAGATCGATACCCGCGAAGGCGGTTCCTACAAAGGCCGTGCTAAATAA
- the earP gene encoding elongation factor P maturation arginine rhamnosyltransferase EarP: MPEMKTRWDIFCTVVDNFGDIGVTWRLARQLVAEHSVAVRLWVDDLRAFERLCPDIDINATQQWQQGVEVRQWSVDWQPTEAADVVIAAFACQLPSAYMEAMAEREKPPLWMNLDYLSAEDWVVGCHGLPSVKYKNVQKFFFFPGFRKGTGGLLRESGLLERRRQFQQSPQAQREFLQGLGIDRAPNAQLISLFAYENTGLASWLDTMAADSTPTHLLVPEGRILGDVERWLGLHGLKAGAVHVRDALTVQVLPFVRQDQYDLLLWSCDFNAVRGEDSFVRAQWAGRPLLWHIYRQDEDIHLDKLDAFLTLYTQGLSEPAREAISGLWRAWNAGETMTDHWKSTRKHWPELEKHAETWCLEQALQADLAAALVQFYLNWI; this comes from the coding sequence ATGCCTGAAATGAAAACCCGCTGGGATATTTTTTGCACCGTGGTCGACAACTTCGGCGACATCGGTGTGACCTGGCGCCTGGCCCGACAACTGGTGGCCGAACATTCAGTGGCGGTGCGCCTGTGGGTCGACGACCTGCGGGCCTTCGAGCGTTTGTGTCCGGACATCGACATCAATGCTACGCAGCAATGGCAGCAGGGCGTCGAGGTGCGACAGTGGTCGGTCGACTGGCAGCCTACCGAAGCCGCTGATGTCGTCATCGCCGCATTCGCCTGCCAGTTGCCGAGTGCCTACATGGAGGCCATGGCCGAACGGGAAAAACCGCCGCTGTGGATGAACCTCGATTATCTGAGTGCCGAAGACTGGGTCGTCGGCTGCCACGGCTTGCCATCGGTGAAGTACAAGAACGTGCAGAAGTTCTTTTTCTTCCCGGGCTTTCGCAAGGGCACCGGCGGCTTGCTGCGTGAAAGCGGATTGCTGGAGCGGCGTCGGCAGTTTCAGCAAAGTCCGCAAGCTCAGCGAGAATTCCTGCAAGGCCTGGGGATTGATCGCGCACCGAATGCACAACTGATCTCCTTGTTTGCCTACGAAAATACCGGGCTGGCCAGTTGGCTCGACACGATGGCGGCTGATTCGACGCCGACTCATTTGCTGGTACCCGAAGGCCGGATTCTCGGCGACGTCGAACGCTGGCTCGGGTTGCATGGGCTGAAGGCCGGTGCGGTGCATGTGCGCGACGCCTTGACCGTGCAAGTGCTGCCATTTGTCCGACAGGATCAATATGACCTGCTGCTGTGGAGCTGCGATTTCAATGCCGTGCGCGGCGAAGACTCCTTTGTCCGCGCCCAATGGGCGGGTCGTCCGCTGCTCTGGCACATCTACCGGCAGGACGAAGACATCCATCTGGACAAGCTCGATGCTTTCCTGACCCTGTACACCCAAGGCCTGTCCGAACCTGCCCGCGAGGCGATCAGCGGTCTATGGCGGGCATGGAATGCAGGTGAGACAATGACGGATCACTGGAAATCAACCCGCAAACATTGGCCTGAACTGGAAAAACATGCCGAGACATGGTGTCTGGAACAAGCCTTGCAGGCAGATCTTGCCGCAGCGCTGGTACAGTTTTACCTAAATTGGATATGA